The Pyxidicoccus trucidator genome includes a window with the following:
- a CDS encoding class I SAM-dependent methyltransferase, whose translation MQPLLYGELVPWYHLVDPPEDHEDEARCFQAAFERVVTSRAETLLELGAGAGNTARFLKQRFRCTLTDLSTDMLALSREQNPDCEHIVADMRTLRLERTFDAVLVHDAIMYMLTEEDLLAAARTTFVHTRPGGAAIFAPDCYRETFEDDSETVTGDDGDRSLRGLMWSWDPHPEDTTFVTEYAFLLRQGDTVRAVHDRHVEGLFSRDTWRRVLTEAGFRVETLQRPIGDGAFDDIFLCRR comes from the coding sequence ATGCAACCCCTCCTCTATGGCGAGCTCGTCCCCTGGTATCACCTGGTTGATCCTCCAGAGGACCATGAAGACGAGGCCCGGTGCTTCCAGGCGGCGTTCGAGCGCGTGGTGACGTCCCGGGCGGAGACCCTGCTGGAGCTGGGCGCGGGCGCGGGCAACACCGCGCGGTTCCTGAAGCAGCGCTTCCGCTGCACCCTCACGGACCTCTCCACGGACATGCTGGCGCTGAGCCGCGAGCAGAACCCCGACTGCGAGCACATCGTCGCGGACATGCGCACGCTCCGACTGGAGCGGACGTTCGACGCGGTGCTGGTCCACGACGCCATCATGTACATGCTCACCGAGGAGGACCTGCTCGCCGCCGCCCGGACGACCTTCGTGCACACGCGGCCCGGCGGCGCCGCCATCTTCGCGCCGGACTGCTACCGGGAGACCTTCGAGGACGACTCGGAGACAGTGACGGGCGACGACGGAGACCGCTCGCTTCGCGGCCTCATGTGGAGCTGGGACCCCCACCCCGAGGACACCACCTTCGTCACCGAGTACGCGTTCCTGCTGCGACAGGGAGACACCGTCCGGGCCGTCCATGACCGGCACGTCGAGGGGCTCTTCTCTCGCGACACCTGGCGGCGCGTGCTCACGGAAGCGGGCTTCCGTGTCGAGACGCTTCAACGGCCCATCGGCGACGGCGCCTTCGACGACATCTTCCTGTGCCGGCGCTGA